One Deinococcus grandis DNA window includes the following coding sequences:
- the tuf gene encoding elongation factor Tu, which produces MAKGTFERTKPHVNVGTIGHVDHGKTTLTAAITFTAAAMDPTIEKLAYDQIDKAPEEKARGITINTAHVEYNTPTRHYSHVDCPGHADYVKNMITGAAQMDGAILVVSSADGPMPQTREHILLARQVGVPYIVVFMNKVDMVDDEELLELVEMEVRELLSKYEFPGDDLPVIKGSALQALEALQANPKTARGEDKWVDRIWELLDAVDSYIPTPERATDKTFLMPVEDVFTITGRGTVATGRVERGVVKVQDEVEIIGLRDTKKTTVTGIEMHRKLLDSGMAGDNVGVLLRGVARDDVERGQVLAKPGSIKPHTKFEASVYVLSKDEGGRHSAFFGGYRPQFYFRTTDVTGVVELPEGVEMVMPGDNITFVVELIKPIAMEEGLRFAIREGGRTVGAGVVAKVLE; this is translated from the coding sequence ATGGCTAAAGGAACGTTCGAGCGCACGAAGCCCCACGTGAACGTGGGCACCATCGGTCACGTCGACCACGGCAAGACCACCCTGACCGCCGCGATCACCTTCACGGCCGCCGCGATGGACCCCACCATCGAAAAACTGGCCTACGACCAGATCGACAAGGCCCCCGAAGAAAAAGCCCGCGGCATCACCATCAACACCGCCCACGTCGAATACAACACCCCCACCCGCCACTACAGCCACGTCGACTGCCCCGGCCACGCCGACTACGTCAAGAACATGATCACCGGTGCCGCCCAGATGGACGGCGCGATCCTCGTGGTCTCCAGCGCTGACGGCCCCATGCCCCAGACCCGCGAGCACATCCTGCTCGCCCGTCAGGTCGGCGTGCCCTACATCGTCGTGTTCATGAACAAAGTGGACATGGTCGACGACGAAGAGCTCCTCGAGCTCGTCGAAATGGAAGTCCGCGAACTGCTGAGCAAGTACGAGTTCCCCGGCGACGACCTGCCCGTCATCAAGGGCAGCGCGCTGCAGGCCCTCGAAGCCCTGCAGGCCAACCCCAAGACCGCCCGCGGCGAAGACAAGTGGGTTGACCGCATCTGGGAACTGCTCGACGCGGTAGACAGCTACATCCCCACCCCCGAGCGCGCCACCGACAAGACCTTCCTGATGCCCGTCGAAGACGTGTTCACGATCACCGGTCGTGGCACCGTGGCCACCGGCCGCGTGGAACGTGGCGTCGTGAAGGTCCAGGACGAAGTGGAAATCATCGGTCTGCGCGACACGAAGAAGACCACCGTCACCGGGATCGAAATGCACCGCAAGCTGCTCGACAGCGGCATGGCGGGCGACAACGTGGGCGTGCTGCTGCGCGGCGTGGCGCGTGACGACGTGGAACGCGGCCAGGTGCTGGCGAAGCCCGGCAGCATCAAGCCGCACACGAAGTTCGAAGCCAGCGTGTACGTGCTGAGCAAGGACGAAGGCGGGCGTCACAGCGCGTTCTTCGGCGGGTACCGCCCGCAGTTCTACTTCCGCACGACGGACGTGACGGGCGTGGTGGAACTGCCCGAAGGCGTGGAAATGGTCATGCCCGGTGACAACATCACGTTCGTGGTGGAACTGATCAAGCCGATCGCGATGGAAGAGGGCCTGCGCTTCGCCATCCGCGAAGGTGGCCGTACCGTCGGCGCCGGCGTCGTCGCCAAGGTCCTGGAGTAA